The nucleotide window ACCTGGGATATGTTTAAGGCCCATTTCTATGGACGGTACTTTAGTGATGCCCACCTTAATCGGATGTAGGATCAGTTCTTGAGTTTGGAGAAGAGAGATGATCAGTCAgtgttggagtttgagcaagAGTTTCTCTCCTTGGCTCACCACGTGCCTGATTTGGTTTGTACTGAGCAGAGTAAGATTCGTAGATTTGTCCAGGGACTTGGAGGAAAGATTAAGGATAAGATGTTAGGCACACCGTACCGGAGTTTTGGTGAGGCAGTATCTTATGCCATGGACATTGAGTCGGACTCACCTGCCGGTTTTCACCCTAGGGATCCTGGTGGCCCTAGCCAGGGTCCATCTAAGAAGGCTACTTCCACATCCGGTTCTGGATCTTCCGTGGGTAATGGAAAGAGCAGTGGTTCCAGTTCGTGGTCCTGTACTAGATTCAGGGGACGTGACAGGAGATTATCTCGCGGTCAGTTTAGTGGACAATCGTCTGGACAACTTGAGAAGTCCAAGAGTTATCATAGTGGTTTGAGTGGGCTTCTACTAGTCAGTCAGCTCAGTTTGGGCAGTACCAGACAGTGGGGTGTTTCATGTGTGGTCAGCAGGATCACTTCAGGAAGGACTGCCCTCTTTTGACTCAGGGAGCCAGATCTACCCCCACTCAGACTGTTGGCCAGTCCTCTGCTGGCGGTTCTACTAGTGGTGGCCGTACTAGTTCGGTAGGCCGACCTGGTTCTCAGCAGGGCAGGGGTCAGCGAGGTTGTTCGGTGACACATGCTAGACTGCACGCCATGACACAGCAGGAGGGCCGTGATTCACCGAAGGTTATCGTTGGTACGTTGTTTATTTTTAATCAACCTGCTTTAACCTTAATTGATCCTGGTACTACGCACTCATTTATGTCAAGTAGATTCGCATGTTTTGCAAATGTACCGTCATCACCTCTTTTAGGCGAGTGATATGTTTCCTTACCTGCGGGAGAAGCCCTTAAGATAGAATGGGTTTTCAATAATTGTGTAATGGTTGATGGTTTTTGCTTGGAGGCCAACCTTATCCCTTTGAATCTGGTTGAGTTTGATGTAATACTAGGAATGGATTTTCTAGGGGCACACGGTGCGTTGGTTGAATATTTCCGTAAGGAAGTTGTGTTTCGAAGTCTAGGAAAACCGGAAATTACTTTCCGTGGTGAACGGAATATTCTCTCCTCTTGCCTAATTTCGGCCATAACAGCTGAAAAGCTTTTGAATAAAGGTTGTTAAGCTTATTTGGCACACATTGTGGATACAAAGAGGGAGGTGTTAAATATTGAGGATATTCCTGTGGTCAGGAAGTTTCCGGATGTGTTTCCTGATGAACTACCTGGTTTGCCTCCAGTAAGAGAAATAGATTTCACCATTGAATTGCTCCCTGGTACTACACCAATATCTCAGGCACCTTACAGAATGGCCCCAGCAGAATTAAAAGAGTTAAAGACTCAGTTACAGGAGTTGTTGGATAAAGGTTTCATTCAGCCAAGTGTATCTCCTTGGGGTGCTCCGGTGctttttgttaagaagaaggatggcacCTTGAGATTGTGTATTAATTGA belongs to Rosa chinensis cultivar Old Blush chromosome 4, RchiOBHm-V2, whole genome shotgun sequence and includes:
- the LOC121052704 gene encoding uncharacterized protein LOC121052704, which produces MKLGVARPKDSAKALQPWSMGLQCFYENMKGIEVEVQHSFHRRHGAQTFTSAASTIEAQRWLDRMERVFSQMELPEDRKVNLAVQFLEDTARHWCTGVVNDPTNAGPMTWDMFKDQFLSLEKRDDQSVLEFEQEFLSLAHHVPDLVCTEQSKIRRFVQGLGGKIKDKMLGTPYRSFGEAVSYAMDIESDSPAGFHPRDPGGPSQGPSKKATSTSGSGSSVGNGKSSGSSSCQSAQFGQYQTVGCFMCGQQDHFRKDCPLLTQGARSTPTQTVGQSSAGGSTSGGRTSSVGRPGSQQGRGQRGCSVTHARLHAMTQQEGRDSPKREVLNIEDIPVVRKFPDVFPDELPGLPPVREIDFTIELLPGTTPISQAPYRMAPAELKELKTQLQELLDKGFIQPSVSPWGAPVLFVKKKDGTLRLLINAPAAFMELRNRVFCPYLDRFVIVFIDDILVYSESDELHIKHLKLVLRTLREAKLYAKLSKCEFWLNSIGFLGHVVSVEGISVDPQKVEAVLNWERPTTVTEIRSFLGLAGYYRRFVQDFSRLAAPLTKLTRKGAKFFWSEDCEQSFQELKRRLTSAPVPALPDDSGKIDV